CTGAGGCAGATAGGCCATTAAATTCTTGTGCTGATATCCCTTCCTGATAAATTCGCCATCAATTCTAACAGAGCTGTTCTGTGCTGATCGGATACCATATATCACTTCAAACAAACTTGACTTGCCACTTCCATTCCTTCCAAGCAAGCCTGTTACTTCGCCCGCTTCAATCTTTAAATACACATTTTGCAGAATTTTACGATGCTTGTATTCGAGTAGTACACCATCTACTTCCAGCCTCATCCGACGATCAGGCTTACTATTATGATCCATAAGGCAAAAAGTAAAAGATCCAGCAGGTATGTGATAAAAGCAAGTCGCATTTCAGAGAGCCCGAAATGGTGGTAAAAAACAAAACCCTTTTGATTAAAAGATCGAAAAAGATACCAGATCAGCAATTGGCAAAAGGTGCGTAGCCATACAAAGGCAGTAACAAAAGCAGGAAATTGATCCGATATTAAGGTTGGAAACCGGGCTATTGACCACATGAGTAGAGAGGTCCCCCAGGTTATAGGCCAGAGTTGTCTGTACAAAGTCAATAAAACCTGAAACCGTCGCATTTTTCTGTTTTGGGAAGATAACTGACTTTTTTACGATCATAAAAAAATTAACAAGTTTTAACGCAGGACGATTTTTGTCCCGGTTTTTAGCCCAATATTTCGCCAGTTGGCAGACAAAATTCTGCCGTTGGTGATTTTATTTCTTCGTGATCGGTGCCGGTTATTCCTTTGGGAGAAAACAAAAAATATATGGACCAGCCGATCATTGAAACCAACCATCTGAATTTCAGCTTTAAACCGGGGGAGAACATTCTGGCAGACGTAAACCTGAGCGCTCCCAAAGGAAGCATTTACGGATTTCTCGGCCCGAATGGCGCAGGAAAAACCACCACGCTCAGGCTCATCCTCGGCCTGCTACGCGAGGAAAACGCCCACATTAAATTATTCGGCAACGAACTCCGCGACGACCGCATTGGCATGCTTAAAAAAATCGGGTCGCTGATTGAACAGCCTTCCCTTTATATGCATCTGACGGGCCGGGAGAACTTGGAAGTATTTCGGCTTTCATACGGTTGTCCGAAAGAACGGATCAATGAAGTGCTGGCGATCGTAGGCCTGTCCGACGCGGCGGGTAAAAAAGCCAAGGCCTACTCACTCGGAATGAAACAGCGGCTCGCCATTGCAATCGCATTGCTGCATAATCCCGAACTGCTTATCCTGGACGAACCTACCAATGGGCTGGACCCGACGGGCATTATAGAGATCAGGGACTTGATCCGAAAACTAAACCAGCAGGAAGGAAAAACGATTCTCATATCCAGCCATTTGCTCGCAGAAGTTGAAAAGATCGCCACGCATGTAGGGATCATCGATCATGGTAAGCTGCTTTTTCAAGGCACATTAAATGCATTGCAGGTACTCAAAACGATCCACACCTGCGCCGAAGTGAAAGTCGATGATACGGCGCGGGCTCTTGACCTTTTGAAACACGAAAATGCTGCGACTCTCGAAGCCGACGACACGATCCGGTTTGGCTATATCAGCGAAATGCAGGTCGCGACCATCAATGAAATGCTGGTGCGCGCAGGCATCCGGGTATACCGCATTGGTGTGATGAAAAATGACCTGGAAGACCTCTTTTTACAAATCCTTTCTGAAAAACAGCTATGAAAACCTCATTCATTTCCAATACCCGTGCAGAGTTCCTGAAAAGCAAAAGATCCTTTGCCTACTGGCTCACATTGGGTGCAGCCATCTTCATTCCAGCCATCAACTTCCTGATCCTAACCCAAAGGCCAGACATGATGCTCCCCAAATTTCAGGCCGATGGCTGGGTCACCTTTTTCAGGTTTTGCTGGAAAAATGTGGCGGCTGTGATCCTGCCGATGTACATCATCCTGATTTCCAACCTGCTGGTGCAGATCGAATACCGGAACAATACCTGGAAACAGGTTTATACTACACCCAGAAGTTTTGCTGATATCTTCTTCTCCAAATATGTTGTGATCCAAGCACTTATTATCCTGTACATTCTTGTGTTCGATGTGTTTGTGATCCTTTCCGGTCTGGCCGTCAATCTGGCAAACCCTAGCTATCCATTCCTTTTTGATTCGATCCAATGGGACGCTCTTTTTGCCATTACCTACAAGATCTATCTGGGCGCGCAGGCCATCACAGTCATTCAATACTGGCTAAGCCTGCGGTTCCGTAATTTCGTCGTCCCGCTAGGCATAGGGATCGGCCTTTGGATCACCGGTATTGTGTTAATGGATTGGGAACACATTGACTATTACCCTTATATCTATTCCACCTTCCTGTTTTTTCTCGATCCGGCAAAGGAACCGGAGCGGCTACAAACAGTGATGATCAGTGCGGCGGTTGCGTTTCCGATTGTGCTTGTACTTGGTTTTCTGGATATTAATAGGTTGAAAGAGCGAGGGTAGCTTGCCAATTTGAAATTTTGTATCTTGGGAAAATTCTAGCGCTTACAGCATATCCTGGTGGTAGAATTATTTCAGGAGCAGCAACAATTGTATCAAGCAACAAAATCAAACACTATAATTAAATGAAAAAGTTAATTTTTATATCATACGACTTCGGAATGAAGGGCGACTATGATGGACTATATAAATGGTTAGATGAAAATAATGCAGAAGAGCGTGGATATGGGATAGGTATCATTAAAGAATATTCATACGATAATCAATCCATTAAAACTGACAATGACTTTTGGGAGTTTGTAAGGAATGAATTAAAAGAAAGGGTCAAATTAGGCTCCAATGATAGGATCTACATGATTTGGAATAGTTTAGAATCCAATAAAACAAAAGCCGCGTTTTTATTTGGACGAAGTAAGCAATCTCCATGGACAGGATATGCACAAAACAATCTGTTGCAAAATCTTGATTTGGATGTATAATGAAAATATTAATAGATACTTGTTTCTGGATTGCTTTATACAATCCAGAAAAGCACATTCAAATTAATGATGACATTAATTTAATCACCGAATTCATTGAAAATCGGGAAATAATAATTCCATTTCCAAGCTTATACGAATTTTTAAATTCTAAATTTTCCCGAAAGAATGATGCGTTGCATTTTCAGAAACTATTAGCAAAACCTAATTATATAAAACTAGATGATAGTCCATATAAAGATGTTGCGTTAAATAATTTTTTTGAAAAAGCTATAAATGAATTTAATGATGTGAGTCTAGTCGATGAAATTATCAAAGAAGTTATCTCGACGCAACCACAAAGAATAGACTATTTAATATCCTTTGACGCAGGACTGAACAACTACGCAAGATCAATGGGGGTAAACGTATACAATTAATGTTTCTGCTGCCCTTTGCCAAAAAAAGGATCAGCTTTTAATTGAAGCTAAAGCCATCAAACCACCACACTAACCTACACAAGCTTTGAAAACCACCCTCTCTCACCTCCCCGACGACAAGCAGGAAGAATTAGAAACACTTACCAAAATCATTGTTGAAAAAGTACCAGCCGAAATGGTCATCCTTTTCGGTAGCCATGCGCGTGGCGATTGGGTTGAGGATTATCAGGAAAACACTGAGTATGTAAGTGACTATGACATTCTCGTCATTACCAAAGGCAGGAAATCAGCCAAAGACGGCGAAAAGTGGTGGGAGCTGAACAAGAAAATAAACAGTAATGATGAACACACAAAAGTAACCATCATTCAACACAGTATTGGGTTTGTAAATGATAAGATCGAACGAAATCAATATTTTTTCGTCGATATTTTAAAAGAAGGAATAATGCTTTTTGATTCGGAAAAATTCAAATTATCTGAGCCAAAAAATATGAATCCAGAAGAAAGACAAAAAAAAAGCAAAGGAGCAGTTTGAACCTTGGTTTGATTCTGCAAATAACTTTTTTAAAACTTTTGAATTCCAGTTTGAAAATAATTGGTTTAACGACTCCGCTTTTTTACTTCATCAAACAACAGAAAAATATTATGTCACTATTCTTCTAGTCTTCACTGATTATAAGCCAAAAATTCACGACATAGAGAAATTAGGAAATCAAGTTGAAAAACTTCATTTCGCTTTTGGAACGGTTTTCCCGAAAAATACGCAGGAGGAAAAGCGGCTGTTTGAACTCTTGAAAAGAGCATACGTTGATTCGAGATACGATATGAATTACAAAATTGAAAAAGACGAATTGGAATATCTGGGCGAGCGGGTAAAGTTGTTAAAAGTCCTGACGGAACGGATTTGTAATGAGCGGATTGCGCAGTTTACGCAAGAATGAAACGAAAACAGGGCGACTTGTACCAACCGATCCGTTTCGAATTTAAAGCTTAGTCCTCATTATCTTTCCTGCTCTCTTTCTCCTCCTCTTTTTTGAAAAATTTGTTTTGACAAGTGGGTCGAAATAAGGAAGTGATACTGAGCGAAGGCTGAGTTTTAGGGGAATTGCTTTGACCATTGACGATTTGTCAACGGACTTCAATGGTCATTGGTCGGCAAAACAATTCAGAAGGCCCTCAGGATTCAAGCCCAGTATCGTTGTCTTTAATATAACCACCACAATTCAATCTACACATTGTTTCTCCGTCCCAGAGCCCAAATGCTCAGCAAGGCACCGAGCACATATAGCGAAAAGCTCTTGCTCAAAATAGAATAGTCCCATTTCTGCACTTCCAGCGTATTATTCAGAAAAACAAAAGGCCACAGGTAGGGAGAAAAATGACTGATGTGAAAGCTTCTTGCGATTGCGCCAGCCAGTGTTGCGAAAAGGCCAAAACCGGCCGGAACAATAAAGCTTTCGTACCACAGACTGATCAATAGTTGGATTACTGTCATCCCAAGGCCGCAGACCAACATCCACAAGCAAGCCTGTGCCGTGAATGCGGGCATAGCAAAATCCTGAAAACCGTAAGCAGGTTTCAACACGCCCATCAGCTGTCCGGCGCCTAACCCAAACACAAGCAATACTATGTGACTGAGGGCAATAAAAGCCGTCAATACAAGCAGCTTGCTCAGATAAATGCTGCTTTTCCGAACAGGCAGGCTGTAAATGTAGCCCCAAGCCCTATTGTGATGTTCGATGGCCGCGTAAAGCGCAGAAAGCAGGGAAACGTAAATCGGAAAAATGAACAGCGACCAACCTGCCAGAATATGCTCCGAAAAATTGATCCAAGGATTAATTCCGGGGCTGTAAAACTTTTCTCCGTCGGCATAGCCAGCTACAAATGCTACGGCCACCACAAAAGCGGGCGCAAACACGGCCAGCCAGACCATGAAGGTTCTTTTTACTTTTAGCCTTTCCATGGCAAGGCTTGAAATCAAATGTGCAGCAGCATTCATATCCGATCGTTGGTAAGGTTCAGAAATATTTCTTCCAATGTTGCTCCGGCTGTAAAGTCCGCATGAAGCTGAGCCATAGGCCCCTGGAAGAGTAGGTTCCCGTGATTCAGAATGCCCACATGCGTGACGAGCTTTTCCATTTCATCCAATAAATGACTTGAAATAAAGATCGTTTTACCATGCACTTCGCTCAGCTCGGCCAGCATCCGTCGCATTTCCCTGATCCCGGCCGGGTCGAGACCGTTGGTTGGTTCGTCCAAAATCAACAGGTCGGGATCACCCAGTAATGCCAATGCAATACCTAGCCGCTGCCGCATACCCAGCGAGTAAGTTCTCACACGTCTTTTCGCCTCTCCGGCAAGCCCTACCATTTCAAGTACGCAGCCTGTTTGTTCACGCTCAACCCGCCGGGCCAGCCTTCCGATTTCCATATTTTCCCCTCCCGACAAATGCGGATAAAGCACCGGAGCTTCGATCAGCGCACCGATCTTTTGCAGGATCGGCAGTCGGTGCTCGTGCAATTGCTGTCCGAATATTTGAATGCATGGCTTTTGTGTTTGGATCAATCCTAGCAGCAGGCGGATGGTGGTTGTTTTGCCGGAGCCATTGGGGCCAAGAAAACCGAAGATACTTCCGGCAGGTACCCGCAGGCTAAGGTTGTCGACGATCAACTGCCCGCGGCGGGAGTAGCTCAGTTGATTGGTTTGGATTGCGTAGGTCATCAGATTTGATTTTTCACCAAAACAAATCCATGCCTTTGATTTCAAAAACGAAAAACGCCAGACACGATTCCAAATGCATTCGACACAGAATGCAGCACGATTCGCAATTTGAAGGTTTCAAAAATGGCGTCTGGCTATCCGAAATGCCAGTCTGGGGGCCGGATAAGAAAATGGAATGCTTATTCAGTAATTTTACCAATTATGCAAAACCGGTTTCAACAGCTTTTTTACAAACCCCTGCCCTATTACCTCCCTGCGCTGTTTCATTGCATGGTTTGGTTGGTTTATCTGCTGTTTGCGATTTATATCAATAATTATCAGGGAGTTAACTTTTTAATTGGCCACCCGAGCATTCATATCATCGCGGAAATGATCGTCTTCTACGCCAATTATCGCTACTTTATTCCTACCCTGCTGGCGAAGATGAAAGTCCCCCGGTTCCTGCTGCTCAATGTTGCCACTATACTGGGCCTGGTGCTTCTCTTTATTCCCGCCTACCATGCATTGCGAAATTGGTATCTTGGCCCCGACGCCGCTCCATTTCCATTACCCTACCAGGAACAGTTTGTTTTGAGGTCATTCGAATTGTTAATGTTCGCAGGATTTGCTTGCATCGCGCGGTTTTCCATCGACTGGTTTTCCTTTCAGCAAAAAACAAAGGAGCTTGAAAATACGCATCTAAAAACCGAGCTGGCTTTCCTGCGTTCTCAGCTGAATCCACATTTCCTGTTCAATACATTGAATGCGCTTTATGGATTGGCCATCAAGCAATCCGCGGAAACTTCGTCGGGGATCATGCAGCTTTCGCAGCTGATGCGATATGTACTTTATGAAACAAATGAAGACCGGGTAAACCTCGCGAAAGAAGTGGAAATGATCGAACATTTTCTCGCATTACAAAGGCTGCGACTGCCGCTGGATTTTCCATTGAATTTTGAAGTAAAAGGAGACGTTGAGAAAATCTTCCTGGAACCATTGCTATTAATGCCCATTATCGAAAACGTATTTAAACACGGGGCCGGATTCGCTTCCATTTCACTTTTGGCGACGGGAAATAATATCACATTGCAAACCAGTAATGGAATTGGAACAAAACCAATGGTCGCAACGGGCGGGATCGGGCTGGCTAATCTGGAACGCCGCCTTATCCATTTGTATCCAAACCGCTATCAGTTG
The genomic region above belongs to Dyadobacter pollutisoli and contains:
- a CDS encoding ABC transporter ATP-binding protein — its product is MDQPIIETNHLNFSFKPGENILADVNLSAPKGSIYGFLGPNGAGKTTTLRLILGLLREENAHIKLFGNELRDDRIGMLKKIGSLIEQPSLYMHLTGRENLEVFRLSYGCPKERINEVLAIVGLSDAAGKKAKAYSLGMKQRLAIAIALLHNPELLILDEPTNGLDPTGIIEIRDLIRKLNQQEGKTILISSHLLAEVEKIATHVGIIDHGKLLFQGTLNALQVLKTIHTCAEVKVDDTARALDLLKHENAATLEADDTIRFGYISEMQVATINEMLVRAGIRVYRIGVMKNDLEDLFLQILSEKQL
- a CDS encoding ABC transporter permease gives rise to the protein MKTSFISNTRAEFLKSKRSFAYWLTLGAAIFIPAINFLILTQRPDMMLPKFQADGWVTFFRFCWKNVAAVILPMYIILISNLLVQIEYRNNTWKQVYTTPRSFADIFFSKYVVIQALIILYILVFDVFVILSGLAVNLANPSYPFLFDSIQWDALFAITYKIYLGAQAITVIQYWLSLRFRNFVVPLGIGIGLWITGIVLMDWEHIDYYPYIYSTFLFFLDPAKEPERLQTVMISAAVAFPIVLVLGFLDINRLKERG
- a CDS encoding nucleotidyltransferase domain-containing protein yields the protein MKTTLSHLPDDKQEELETLTKIIVEKVPAEMVILFGSHARGDWVEDYQENTEYVSDYDILVITKGRKSAKDGEKWWELNKKINSNDEHTKVTIIQHSIGFVNDKIERNQYFFVDILKEGIMLFDSEKFKLSEPKNMNPEERQKKSKGAV
- a CDS encoding ABC transporter permease; the encoded protein is MNAAAHLISSLAMERLKVKRTFMVWLAVFAPAFVVAVAFVAGYADGEKFYSPGINPWINFSEHILAGWSLFIFPIYVSLLSALYAAIEHHNRAWGYIYSLPVRKSSIYLSKLLVLTAFIALSHIVLLVFGLGAGQLMGVLKPAYGFQDFAMPAFTAQACLWMLVCGLGMTVIQLLISLWYESFIVPAGFGLFATLAGAIARSFHISHFSPYLWPFVFLNNTLEVQKWDYSILSKSFSLYVLGALLSIWALGRRNNV
- a CDS encoding ABC transporter ATP-binding protein, whose product is MTYAIQTNQLSYSRRGQLIVDNLSLRVPAGSIFGFLGPNGSGKTTTIRLLLGLIQTQKPCIQIFGQQLHEHRLPILQKIGALIEAPVLYPHLSGGENMEIGRLARRVEREQTGCVLEMVGLAGEAKRRVRTYSLGMRQRLGIALALLGDPDLLILDEPTNGLDPAGIREMRRMLAELSEVHGKTIFISSHLLDEMEKLVTHVGILNHGNLLFQGPMAQLHADFTAGATLEEIFLNLTNDRI
- a CDS encoding sensor histidine kinase, translated to MQNRFQQLFYKPLPYYLPALFHCMVWLVYLLFAIYINNYQGVNFLIGHPSIHIIAEMIVFYANYRYFIPTLLAKMKVPRFLLLNVATILGLVLLFIPAYHALRNWYLGPDAAPFPLPYQEQFVLRSFELLMFAGFACIARFSIDWFSFQQKTKELENTHLKTELAFLRSQLNPHFLFNTLNALYGLAIKQSAETSSGIMQLSQLMRYVLYETNEDRVNLAKEVEMIEHFLALQRLRLPLDFPLNFEVKGDVEKIFLEPLLLMPIIENVFKHGAGFASISLLATGNNITLQTSNGIGTKPMVATGGIGLANLERRLIHLYPNRYQLYFHQTDESFQTTLSLTFDLQ